A stretch of DNA from Streptococcus sp. NPS 308:
AACCATGATTGCCATTCGCGAACCGTCACTTGGTCCAGTAATGGGGATTAAGGGTGGTGCCGCTGGTGGTGGTTATGCGCAAGTTCTTCCAATGGAAGACATCAACCTCCACTTTACTGGGGATATGCATGCCATTACAACTGCTAACAATGCCCTTTCTGCATTGATTGACAACCACTTGCACCAAGGAAATGAGCTGGGAATTGACCAACGTCGTATTATTTGGAAGCGTGTTGTAGACTTAAACGACCGTGCTCTTCGCCATGTGACTGTTGGTCTTGGCGGTCCTCTAAATGGTATTCCACGTGAGGATGGTTTTGATATTACAGTTGCTTCTGAAATCATGGCGATTTTGTGCTTGGCGACGGACATCGAGGACTTGAAACGCCGTTTGGCGAATATCGTTATCGGATATCGTTACGACCGTACTCCTGTTTCTGTAGGTGATTTGAAGGTTGAAGGTGCCTTGGCTTTGATCTTGAAAGATGCCATTAAACCGAACTTGGTTCAGACAATTTATGGTACACCTGCCTTTGTACATGGTGGTCCATTTGCCAACATTGCTCATGGATGTAACTCTGTTTTGGCAACAAGCACTGCCCTTCGCTTGGCTGATTATACTGTTACTGAAGCTGGTTTTGGTGCAGACCTTGGCGCTGAGAAATTCCTTGATATCAAGACACCAAACTTGCCAACTTCTCCAGATGCGGTAGTCATTGTTGCAACCCTCCGTGCTCTTAAGATGAATGGTGGTGTGGCTAAAGATGCTTTGACAGAGGAAAATGTTGAGGCGGTTCGTGCAGGTTTTGCCAACTTGAAACGCCACGTTGAGAACATCCGTAAATTTGGAGTGCCTGCAGTTGTTGCGATTAACGAATTTGTTTCTGATACTGAAGCTGAAATCGCAGCCTTGAAAGAACTCTGTGCTTCTATTGATGTGCCAGTTGAACTAGCAAGTGTCTGGGCTGATGGCGCAGAAGGAGGAGTAGCGCTTGCTGAAACGGTTGTTAAGACTATCGTTGAAAACCCAGCTAACTATAAACGTTTGTATGACAATGACCTTTCTGTTCAAGAAAAGATTGAAAAGATTGTTACTGAAATCTACCGTGGTAGCAAAGTGAACTTTGAGAAGAAAGCTCAAACGCAAATTGCCCAAATCGTTCAAAATGGTTGGAATAAATTGCCAATCTGTATGGCTAAAACTCAGTACAGTTTCTCTGATAATCCAAATGCACTTGGAGCCCCAGAAAACTTTGAAATTACCATTCGTGAATTGGTACCAAAATTAGGTGCAGGCTTCATCGTTGCCTTAACTGGTGATGTCATGACCATGCCAGGACTTCCAAAACGACCAGCAGCTCTCAACATGGATGTTGAAAGTGACGGAACCGTTCTAGGATTGTTCTAAGATTTAGATGATATTAAAAGAGTTTGGAAATGCTATCCAAGCTCTTTTTCCTGTCAAAGAATAACCTCAATTTCATTTGAAAAATACATGTTTTGTAAGCACTGATGAAAATTTGGCTTATCAAAGTGTTCTCTGTAAAGTTTCTATTTTACCTGATTTCTGATATAATAGAAACATTGACTTCAAGAGTAAGGAAGAGAAGATGAACGCATTATTGAATGGAATGAATGACCGTCAGGCTGAGGCGG
This window harbors:
- a CDS encoding formate--tetrahydrofolate ligase, with protein sequence MKTDIEIAQSIELKPIVDVVEKLGISYDDLELYGKYKAKLSFDKIRAVESNPVGKLILVTAINPTPAGEGKSTITIGLADALNKIGKKTMIAIREPSLGPVMGIKGGAAGGGYAQVLPMEDINLHFTGDMHAITTANNALSALIDNHLHQGNELGIDQRRIIWKRVVDLNDRALRHVTVGLGGPLNGIPREDGFDITVASEIMAILCLATDIEDLKRRLANIVIGYRYDRTPVSVGDLKVEGALALILKDAIKPNLVQTIYGTPAFVHGGPFANIAHGCNSVLATSTALRLADYTVTEAGFGADLGAEKFLDIKTPNLPTSPDAVVIVATLRALKMNGGVAKDALTEENVEAVRAGFANLKRHVENIRKFGVPAVVAINEFVSDTEAEIAALKELCASIDVPVELASVWADGAEGGVALAETVVKTIVENPANYKRLYDNDLSVQEKIEKIVTEIYRGSKVNFEKKAQTQIAQIVQNGWNKLPICMAKTQYSFSDNPNALGAPENFEITIRELVPKLGAGFIVALTGDVMTMPGLPKRPAALNMDVESDGTVLGLF